A single window of Synechococcus sp. CBW1004 DNA harbors:
- a CDS encoding non-ribosomal peptide synthetase → MNTANSLASRVARLRTLRSESTTYSIPTARPLPGEWPRGCQAFAASYAQARLWFLQQLEPGLTAYHLPLLWRLQGELDVRALEQALAALIERHPTLRTAFQLQGNEVLQIIHPPGDVTLLVEPLGDRDTDQVIEGWLEQERSTPFDLASGVLLRSRLLRVAPEKHLLLINHHHIASDGWSRSVLARDLVELYNALHSRRPPQLPPLTVHYQDFAAWQQQRLGGPRLQELKEYWISQLRELDPLVLPSDQPRPAVPSHRGGRVTFQIEAEILEPFEELCRKGGATLQMGLLAAVALLLHRYSRQNDFAIGVPIWSRNNPALESLIGFFINTLPIRTQFEAEQSFRQLLAQIKDTSLAAYDRQELPFEQIVQALMMERDTSRNPFYQVMLQLTEISYPSLENLDGLKAELITASTSSLFDLAFSFHRIARQGLRGFIIYASDLFSVDRIDRLAAHLLVLLKSIVKSPDARIASHSLLTDSEEEQIVNWSAAVSAPDGGERNSNQSIDDHDLRAGKTSSTQQSAVTKKIEDLAHLYPDNTALSDGVRRLSYKKLLELTDTLSRHIATLCTPSDHVVILLADPRLEAILCMVSCLFACKAFVVIDSRLPVNRIRNILSEIGHAPIISTKALHSSTVRKDLTERTTLYLSLSEDSELRIETETLGEAYGQTNSLVDNSLADNSLVDNSIAYIIFTSGSTGKPKGVLIDRTALDTFSNWATHEFNITSVDRVLQFSSLTFDACIEEIFPALSAGAAIVCCNEEATGSTKRFLNFLEEYKITIASLPTAFWAGLVRECAQSNFIIPHDLRLLIVGGEAMHLHHLRLWEPLQANHTRLLNTYGPTETTVEVACQDLSDSWRFQSRVPLGRPIPHARAWILEPNGLPCPIGIPGELHIGGPTLAHGYLNNPGLTADRFIPDPFSADPTARLYKSGDLASWNPDGTLAFHGRIDQQIKLRGFRIEPGEIEANLLDHPAVAQAVVVLRSDDPSNPCLVGYWVGVTGVTVSAEELRGFLAERLPDFMVPAALVELKDLPLTSNGKLDRRALPEPSFAGDLERRVEPGTELERQIHALWAEVLGHSDFGITDDFFAIGGHSLAAVRLVSRIEQALGSAPPLAALFQNPTIAGLAPLVVAPDADGVTSALQTAFPVAESLPGERPRGAEAYPASHAQARLWFLQQLEPELTAYHLPALWRLRGDLNSAALERALADLIERHPTLRTSFCLEGNEVVQLIHPPEAFALAVEFLGEREEEEVIVGWLEEEGCTPFDLTSGVLVRARLLVVGEQEHVLLVNHHHIASDGWSRSVLGRDLVELYNAHRAGRTPGLPPLRVQYQDYAAWQRQRLSGERLQKLREYWLGQLEGLAPLELPSDHSRPALPSHRGGRVSFQVGADLLAPFEELCRSEGATLQMGLLAVVTLLLHRYSRQDDVAIGVPIWGRNHPDLEPLIGFFINTLPVRTRFQAGQSFRELLAQVRDRSIGAYEHQELPFERMVEALNVERDTSRNPLVQVMFQLIELPEAALTGLTGLQVQQIGISNESSKLDLGFQLQRNSHQGISGTITFATDLFDSDRIQRLSRHLVTLLGSLVEGMGTEPDLPASRLNLLPKEEMEQLLTWSHPSDRPAAGVLVHQFAAQGSHQAPAAPAVRHQDSVLSHGDLARHVDRLARRLVEQGVRPGQRVGILLGRRPELPVAMLAVLAAGGCYVPMDPAYPDERIAMLFDNAVVELVITSPPMAERLRPSRVLLFSLNDSNDPTPGYVDPLEGKLAEITLPSISDDQPAYFIHTSGSTGRPKGVEVSHRSALQMLHCRLDQLTPPWTCRLIPFYGSIAFDASVAQIFTVLAAGGCLLMLDTISELASSPYAGMITAVSGTTTSIREMIIEGLVPRNIKVIGMGAEPIPADLCSRLQEFPELSHLFVVYGLTEAAGFSTALLLKREEIATFASRRSCIGAPIPGAAVYILDEELNLLPPGVPGEIHIGGAGVASGYVQLPKEEEGRFLPDPFGDGEGARLLRTGDVGIWTNKGKIQFLGRIDQQIKLRGHRIEPGEIESILLQHPAVGQAVVILEERDPANPRLIAYWVPDSSNGGENSATPADLRSFLMDMLPGYMVPAAFMELEDLPLTANGKLNRRALPAASVGSVSQEWIAPTTDLQRQLHAIWSEVLGHGDFGITDDFFDIGGHSLAAARLANRINQMAECQCRVSDLFSSSTIQSLADYLARAPEHGVLVI, encoded by the coding sequence ATGAACACAGCGAACTCGCTGGCCAGCCGCGTCGCCAGGCTCAGGACTCTCCGCTCCGAAAGCACAACTTACAGTATCCCAACTGCCAGGCCCCTGCCCGGTGAGTGGCCACGGGGCTGCCAGGCGTTTGCCGCCTCCTACGCACAGGCGCGACTGTGGTTTCTGCAGCAACTGGAGCCAGGCCTCACCGCTTACCACCTGCCGCTGCTGTGGCGGCTGCAGGGGGAGCTGGATGTGCGGGCTCTTGAGCAGGCGCTGGCTGCGCTGATCGAGCGGCATCCCACCCTGCGCACCGCCTTCCAACTGCAGGGGAACGAAGTTCTGCAGATCATCCACCCTCCAGGTGACGTGACTCTGCTGGTTGAACCCCTCGGTGATCGCGATACCGACCAGGTGATTGAGGGGTGGCTGGAGCAGGAACGCAGTACGCCCTTCGATCTGGCCTCAGGAGTGCTGCTGCGGTCCCGTCTGCTCCGGGTTGCTCCCGAGAAGCATCTGCTGCTGATCAACCACCACCACATCGCCTCCGATGGCTGGTCGCGTTCGGTTCTGGCTCGCGATCTGGTGGAGCTGTACAACGCCCTCCATTCCAGACGCCCTCCTCAGCTCCCACCGCTCACTGTTCACTACCAGGACTTCGCCGCCTGGCAGCAGCAACGGCTCGGCGGCCCACGCCTGCAGGAACTGAAGGAGTACTGGATCTCGCAGCTCAGAGAGCTCGATCCCCTCGTGCTGCCCAGCGATCAACCCAGACCGGCCGTACCCTCCCACAGGGGCGGCAGGGTCACCTTCCAGATCGAGGCCGAGATTCTGGAGCCCTTCGAGGAGCTGTGCCGGAAGGGGGGAGCGACATTGCAGATGGGGCTGCTGGCGGCAGTGGCGCTGTTGCTGCATCGTTACAGCCGTCAGAATGATTTTGCGATCGGAGTACCGATCTGGAGCCGCAATAATCCCGCCCTTGAATCGCTGATCGGATTCTTCATCAACACATTACCGATCCGCACGCAGTTTGAGGCGGAGCAGTCTTTTCGGCAGCTCTTGGCTCAGATCAAAGACACGTCTCTTGCCGCTTACGACCGCCAGGAGCTCCCATTTGAACAGATCGTCCAGGCCCTCATGATGGAACGCGATACAAGTCGCAACCCCTTCTATCAGGTGATGCTCCAGCTGACGGAAATATCTTATCCTTCTCTCGAGAATCTTGACGGACTTAAAGCAGAATTAATCACTGCAAGCACTTCCTCGCTATTTGATCTTGCCTTCTCATTTCACCGTATTGCAAGACAAGGACTACGCGGTTTCATCATCTATGCGTCCGATCTATTCAGCGTTGATCGCATCGACCGACTCGCCGCACACCTGTTGGTTTTGCTCAAATCCATCGTCAAGTCGCCTGATGCGAGAATTGCATCTCACTCTTTGCTTACTGACTCTGAAGAGGAGCAGATCGTAAACTGGAGTGCTGCCGTCTCAGCACCAGATGGAGGCGAAAGAAATAGCAATCAGTCGATCGACGATCATGATCTCCGCGCTGGCAAGACATCATCTACACAGCAGAGTGCGGTTACCAAAAAAATTGAAGACTTAGCCCACCTATACCCCGACAACACCGCCCTATCGGATGGAGTCAGGCGATTGAGCTACAAGAAGTTACTGGAGCTTACTGACACCCTATCGAGGCACATTGCAACTCTTTGCACCCCATCTGATCATGTCGTCATCCTGCTGGCGGATCCAAGGCTGGAGGCGATACTCTGCATGGTCTCATGCTTATTTGCCTGCAAGGCGTTTGTGGTTATCGACTCAAGGCTACCCGTCAATCGAATCAGAAATATTCTCAGTGAAATCGGCCATGCCCCAATTATATCGACAAAGGCATTGCACTCCTCAACGGTCCGTAAGGATCTGACCGAGAGGACAACACTCTATTTATCACTCTCAGAAGACTCAGAGCTGCGGATTGAAACGGAGACACTGGGTGAAGCCTATGGCCAGACAAACAGCCTTGTAGACAACAGCCTTGCAGACAACAGCCTTGTAGACAACAGCATTGCGTACATTATTTTCACATCAGGCTCTACAGGCAAGCCCAAAGGCGTGCTCATTGATCGAACCGCACTCGACACGTTCTCGAACTGGGCGACTCACGAATTCAACATCACCAGCGTCGATCGGGTTCTGCAATTTTCTTCGCTAACTTTTGACGCCTGCATCGAGGAGATCTTTCCTGCACTTTCAGCTGGTGCGGCAATCGTCTGCTGCAACGAAGAAGCAACTGGCAGCACGAAAAGATTTCTCAATTTCCTAGAAGAATATAAGATTACAATCGCGAGCCTTCCGACAGCTTTCTGGGCAGGGCTAGTTCGCGAATGTGCCCAGAGCAATTTCATTATTCCCCACGACCTAAGGCTCTTGATCGTTGGTGGAGAGGCGATGCATTTGCATCATTTACGACTCTGGGAGCCTTTACAGGCAAATCATACACGCCTCTTGAATACCTACGGCCCAACAGAAACCACTGTTGAAGTTGCCTGTCAAGACCTGAGTGATTCTTGGCGATTCCAGAGTAGGGTTCCTTTGGGGAGACCGATTCCTCATGCTCGAGCATGGATCCTTGAACCCAATGGTCTTCCGTGCCCGATCGGGATCCCCGGTGAGCTGCACATCGGCGGCCCGACTCTGGCGCACGGGTACCTCAACAACCCCGGGCTCACCGCCGACAGGTTCATCCCCGATCCCTTCTCCGCCGATCCCACCGCCCGCCTCTACAAATCCGGTGATCTGGCGAGCTGGAATCCGGACGGGACGCTGGCCTTCCATGGCCGCATCGATCAGCAGATCAAGCTGCGCGGCTTCCGCATCGAGCCCGGCGAGATCGAGGCGAACCTGCTGGACCACCCGGCTGTGGCGCAGGCGGTGGTGGTGCTGCGCAGCGACGACCCGTCCAATCCTTGCCTGGTCGGCTACTGGGTCGGCGTGACTGGAGTCACGGTCTCAGCGGAGGAGCTGCGGGGCTTCCTGGCCGAACGACTGCCCGACTTCATGGTTCCGGCGGCCCTGGTGGAACTGAAGGACCTGCCGCTGACGAGCAACGGCAAGCTGGACCGCAGGGCGCTGCCGGAGCCGTCGTTCGCCGGCGACCTGGAGCGGCGGGTGGAACCCGGCACAGAGCTGGAGCGGCAGATCCATGCCCTCTGGGCTGAGGTGCTCGGTCATTCCGACTTCGGGATCACCGATGACTTCTTTGCCATCGGGGGGCATTCGCTGGCGGCAGTGAGGCTGGTTTCCCGGATCGAGCAGGCGCTTGGCAGTGCCCCTCCACTGGCGGCGCTGTTCCAGAACCCCACCATTGCGGGGCTGGCCCCTCTGGTCGTTGCCCCAGATGCGGATGGCGTGACGTCCGCACTTCAGACAGCCTTTCCTGTCGCCGAATCGCTGCCCGGTGAACGGCCAAGGGGTGCCGAGGCTTATCCCGCCTCCCACGCCCAGGCGCGGCTGTGGTTTCTTCAGCAGCTGGAGCCGGAGCTAACGGCCTACCACCTACCCGCACTGTGGCGGTTGCGGGGAGATCTCAACAGTGCTGCGCTGGAGCGGGCGCTGGCGGATCTGATCGAGCGTCACCCGACGCTGCGCACGTCGTTCTGCCTGGAAGGGAACGAGGTGGTGCAGCTCATCCATCCGCCGGAGGCCTTCGCTCTGGCGGTCGAGTTCCTGGGGGAGCGGGAAGAAGAGGAGGTGATCGTGGGTTGGCTGGAGGAGGAGGGCTGCACGCCTTTTGATCTGACCTCAGGGGTTCTGGTGCGTGCACGGCTGCTGGTGGTCGGAGAGCAGGAGCATGTGCTGCTGGTGAACCACCACCACATCGCCTCGGACGGCTGGTCGCGTTCGGTTCTGGGTCGCGATCTGGTGGAGCTGTACAACGCCCATCGCGCGGGCCGAACCCCCGGGCTGCCGCCGCTGCGGGTGCAGTACCAGGACTACGCGGCCTGGCAGCGGCAGCGTCTGAGCGGTGAGCGCCTGCAGAAGCTCAGGGAGTACTGGCTTGGGCAGCTGGAGGGCCTGGCGCCCCTGGAGCTGCCCAGCGACCACTCCCGTCCGGCGCTGCCCTCGCACCGCGGCGGGAGGGTGTCGTTCCAGGTCGGTGCGGACCTCCTGGCTCCGTTCGAGGAGCTCTGCCGCAGCGAGGGGGCGACGCTGCAGATGGGCCTGCTGGCCGTGGTGACGCTGCTGCTGCATCGCTACAGCCGCCAGGACGACGTTGCGATCGGGGTGCCCATCTGGGGCCGCAACCATCCCGATCTCGAGCCGCTGATCGGGTTTTTCATCAACACCCTGCCGGTGCGTACCCGTTTTCAGGCCGGCCAGAGCTTCCGGGAGCTGCTGGCGCAGGTGAGGGACAGGTCGATCGGTGCGTACGAGCACCAGGAGCTGCCCTTCGAGCGGATGGTGGAGGCCCTCAACGTCGAGCGGGACACCAGCCGCAATCCCCTGGTGCAGGTGATGTTTCAGCTCATTGAACTGCCGGAGGCCGCGCTGACGGGCCTTACGGGCCTCCAGGTGCAGCAGATTGGCATCAGCAACGAATCCTCCAAGCTCGATCTCGGTTTCCAGCTCCAGAGAAATTCTCACCAGGGCATCAGCGGAACCATCACCTTCGCCACCGATCTGTTCGACTCCGATCGCATCCAGCGGCTCAGCAGGCACCTGGTCACCCTGCTCGGCTCGCTGGTTGAGGGGATGGGCACCGAACCGGATCTGCCGGCGAGCCGACTCAACCTTCTGCCGAAGGAAGAGATGGAGCAGCTGTTGACCTGGAGCCATCCGTCGGACCGTCCAGCGGCGGGCGTTCTGGTGCACCAGTTCGCTGCGCAGGGTTCACACCAGGCACCGGCGGCTCCCGCGGTGAGGCACCAGGATTCCGTGCTGAGTCATGGAGATCTGGCGCGCCATGTCGACAGGCTGGCGCGAAGGCTTGTGGAGCAGGGAGTAAGACCCGGCCAGCGGGTGGGGATTCTGCTGGGGAGACGACCGGAGCTTCCCGTCGCTATGCTGGCTGTGCTCGCGGCAGGAGGTTGCTATGTGCCCATGGATCCTGCCTATCCGGATGAACGGATCGCGATGCTTTTCGATAATGCAGTCGTGGAGCTGGTGATCACCTCCCCGCCCATGGCGGAACGCCTCAGGCCGAGCAGGGTGCTTCTCTTTTCCCTGAACGATTCCAACGACCCCACACCAGGCTACGTTGATCCTCTGGAAGGGAAACTTGCCGAAATCACGCTCCCCTCGATCAGTGATGATCAACCTGCCTACTTTATTCACACTTCCGGTTCCACCGGCAGGCCAAAGGGAGTGGAAGTGAGCCACCGCTCTGCACTGCAGATGCTGCATTGCCGCCTCGATCAACTCACGCCGCCCTGGACCTGCCGCCTGATTCCCTTCTACGGATCCATCGCTTTTGATGCCAGCGTCGCGCAGATTTTCACTGTGCTTGCCGCGGGTGGATGCCTGCTCATGCTCGACACGATCTCAGAGCTTGCCAGCTCACCCTATGCCGGCATGATCACGGCGGTTTCCGGTACAACGACATCAATCCGGGAAATGATTATTGAGGGATTGGTGCCGCGGAATATCAAGGTGATCGGAATGGGCGCCGAGCCGATTCCAGCCGATCTCTGCAGCAGACTCCAGGAGTTTCCCGAACTGAGCCACCTGTTCGTCGTCTATGGCCTCACTGAAGCAGCGGGATTTTCCACGGCACTTCTGTTGAAGCGAGAGGAGATCGCCACCTTCGCCTCACGCCGCAGCTGCATCGGCGCTCCGATCCCAGGGGCGGCGGTCTACATCCTCGACGAGGAGCTGAACCTGCTGCCTCCTGGCGTTCCAGGAGAGATCCACATTGGAGGAGCGGGAGTCGCCAGCGGCTATGTGCAGCTTCCCAAGGAAGAAGAGGGAAGGTTTCTTCCTGATCCGTTCGGTGATGGCGAGGGGGCCCGCCTGCTCCGTACCGGCGATGTCGGCATCTGGACGAACAAGGGCAAGATCCAGTTTCTTGGCCGCATCGATCAGCAAATCAAGCTTCGCGGTCACCGCATCGAACCCGGTGAAATCGAGTCCATCCTTCTGCAGCATCCTGCAGTCGGTCAGGCCGTCGTGATTCTGGAGGAGAGGGACCCGGCCAATCCGCGCCTGATCGCTTACTGGGTTCCCGATTCCTCCAACGGCGGCGAAAACTCTGCCACCCCTGCCGATCTCCGTTCCTTCCTGATGGATATGCTGCCAGGCTATATGGTACCGGCGGCCTTCATGGAACTGGAGGACCTGCCACTGACTGCCAA
- a CDS encoding AMP-binding protein, which produces MQAQIHALANALSSQGVQRNDRLALVMTPGTAMAATLLAAMAVAAVAPLMPSSPLPIILDDLRRLGATHVLVDENPPATFLEAAGQLGLPVLSLPSLMVPDELSGIAVTPESGDLALLLQTSGTTSRPKVVPLSHANLLTSAGNIATTLKLSPTDRSIAAMPLFHIHGIVASLLAPLLAGGSVICCRSSDPEQLLAAIHHLQATYLSAVPTLLQALLNNSNQQGEPPGFNHLRFLRSSSSPLSPVLQQRLEHHFGVPVLEAYGMTEAAHQICSNRLPGEGPTPLPGSVGPAVGPEVMVLGPEHRPLPAGESGEVAIRGPNVTAGYEAADLSGWVTAFNGESWFLTGDEGYLDQEGRLFLTGRLKEMINRGGEKVIPRRVDEALLLHPGVDQALAFAVPHPTLGEDLAAAVVLRAGLNLEEQQLRQHAFSVLAPHEVPSRILILEELPRGVTGKLQRIGLAERLADALRPAEEPAVGELEELVASVISEVLELKELPSREANFFQIGGDSLAGTRVITRLAEQLSLDLQPTLLFTVPTVRTLAEKLDQLLDETLAQLEELP; this is translated from the coding sequence TTGCAGGCACAGATTCATGCACTTGCCAACGCCCTGAGCTCCCAGGGGGTGCAACGCAATGATCGCCTTGCTCTCGTCATGACACCGGGCACTGCCATGGCTGCCACTCTCCTCGCCGCGATGGCGGTGGCAGCCGTGGCCCCATTGATGCCATCCAGCCCCCTTCCAATCATTCTCGACGACCTCAGACGGCTTGGCGCGACCCATGTGCTGGTGGACGAGAATCCGCCCGCCACTTTTCTTGAAGCCGCCGGCCAACTGGGCCTTCCTGTTCTGAGCCTGCCATCTCTGATGGTGCCAGACGAATTGAGCGGCATTGCCGTTACGCCTGAATCAGGTGATCTAGCCCTGTTGTTGCAGACATCAGGCACCACCTCTCGCCCCAAGGTGGTACCCCTCAGCCACGCCAACCTTCTCACCTCCGCCGGCAACATCGCCACCACCCTGAAGCTCTCGCCAACCGATCGCTCCATAGCCGCCATGCCGCTGTTTCACATTCACGGCATCGTGGCTTCCCTGCTCGCGCCACTGCTTGCCGGTGGCAGCGTGATCTGCTGCCGCAGCAGCGATCCGGAACAATTGCTGGCTGCAATCCATCACCTTCAGGCGACATACCTATCAGCCGTACCAACCCTTCTGCAGGCCCTGCTCAACAACTCCAACCAGCAGGGTGAACCACCAGGATTCAATCACCTACGGTTCCTACGCTCCTCCTCATCGCCCTTGTCTCCGGTGTTGCAGCAGCGGCTGGAGCACCATTTCGGGGTGCCGGTGCTCGAGGCCTACGGCATGACGGAAGCCGCCCACCAGATCTGCAGCAACCGGTTGCCCGGCGAAGGACCCACGCCATTGCCGGGCAGTGTCGGCCCCGCCGTCGGGCCCGAGGTGATGGTGCTCGGGCCCGAGCACCGTCCACTGCCAGCCGGCGAGAGCGGCGAAGTCGCCATCCGTGGTCCCAACGTGACTGCCGGCTATGAAGCCGCTGATCTGAGCGGTTGGGTCACCGCATTCAATGGGGAGTCGTGGTTCCTCACCGGTGATGAAGGTTATCTGGATCAGGAGGGGCGCCTGTTCCTAACGGGGCGTCTCAAGGAAATGATCAACCGCGGCGGCGAAAAAGTGATCCCTCGCCGTGTGGATGAAGCACTGCTTCTCCATCCGGGTGTGGATCAGGCCCTGGCTTTTGCCGTGCCCCATCCCACGTTGGGAGAGGACCTCGCCGCCGCCGTTGTGCTTCGGGCCGGCTTGAACCTTGAGGAACAGCAGCTGCGACAGCACGCCTTCTCAGTTCTGGCCCCCCATGAGGTGCCCTCCCGCATCTTGATTCTTGAGGAGCTCCCCCGCGGCGTCACCGGCAAACTCCAGCGCATTGGCCTGGCGGAGCGCTTGGCCGATGCGCTCCGTCCCGCAGAGGAGCCGGCGGTCGGCGAGCTGGAGGAGCTTGTGGCTTCGGTGATCAGCGAAGTGCTTGAGCTAAAAGAGCTACCGAGCCGGGAAGCCAACTTCTTCCAGATTGGCGGTGATTCCCTTGCCGGCACACGGGTCATCACCCGCTTGGCCGAGCAACTCAGTCTTGATCTTCAGCCTACGCTGCTGTTCACCGTCCCAACCGTGCGGACCCTTGCGGAGAAGCTTGATCAGCTCCTGGATGAAACCCTCGCGCAGCTAGAGGAATTGCCATGA
- a CDS encoding type II toxin-antitoxin system VapC family toxin, translating into MIVVDANLLVYALHADMPKHAAARSWLEQCLSGEEPLALCWVVILAVMRICTNARLFPNALTAHQAIEVAQAWLDHPTVLLLEPGPRHWEILSEVLDQAGTAGNLTMDAHLAALALEHGGSVHSCDADFRRFPGLRLINPLV; encoded by the coding sequence ATGATCGTCGTCGACGCCAACCTGCTGGTCTATGCGCTGCACGCCGACATGCCCAAGCACGCAGCGGCAAGGTCATGGCTTGAGCAGTGCCTGTCTGGCGAGGAACCCCTGGCTCTGTGTTGGGTGGTGATCCTTGCCGTGATGCGGATCTGCACCAATGCCCGGCTGTTCCCCAACGCGCTGACCGCACATCAGGCGATCGAGGTAGCGCAGGCCTGGCTCGATCACCCCACCGTGCTGCTGCTGGAGCCCGGACCGCGGCACTGGGAGATCCTCTCCGAGGTTCTGGACCAGGCCGGAACCGCCGGCAATCTGACCATGGATGCCCACCTGGCCGCCCTGGCCCTCGAGCACGGCGGCTCGGTCCATAGCTGTGACGCCGACTTTCGCCGCTTCCCGGGCCTGCGGTTGATCAACCCGCTCGTCTGA
- a CDS encoding phosphopantetheine-binding protein — protein MEELVASVISEVLNQRPPTRDANFFQLGGDSLFGTKVMTRLSAQLGLDLPPTLLFIAPTVRTLSEQLETLIDQALAQFEVGR, from the coding sequence GTGGAGGAACTCGTGGCTTCTGTGATCAGCGAGGTGCTGAACCAGAGACCACCCACCCGGGACGCCAACTTCTTCCAGCTCGGTGGCGATTCCCTCTTCGGTACAAAGGTGATGACACGCCTGAGCGCTCAACTCGGCCTTGATCTTCCGCCGACGCTTCTGTTCATCGCCCCAACGGTGCGCACGCTGTCCGAGCAGCTTGAGACCCTGATCGATCAAGCTCTGGCGCAATTCGAGGTGGGGAGATGA
- a CDS encoding oxaloacetate decarboxylase, whose product MIEALPPGAQLRLALQTAQAEQRVLPFVGIYDLFSASLAAEHFEAMFLSGFGLAASMYGLPDIGFVGWGDLTTSTSRLRALLPHHHLLVDIDDGFGDPAVASHVARTLERCGASGVVLEDQARPRRCGHLDGKRLLPLQDYLNKLGAVLRECTSLLVVARTDASDPDEILERIQAFEQAGCDAVLADGIKDLALFPRLRAAISCPLFCNVIGGGKVPACSRRDLADHGVQGLIYSTPCLFAAHGAIEQALEGLKHEEAELSVALAAPRELSHCNAVLEANLRRAGGS is encoded by the coding sequence ATGATCGAGGCACTCCCCCCTGGCGCCCAGCTGCGCCTAGCCCTTCAGACAGCTCAAGCCGAGCAGCGAGTGCTGCCGTTCGTGGGGATCTACGACCTGTTCAGCGCCTCCCTGGCGGCCGAACACTTCGAAGCTATGTTCCTCAGTGGCTTCGGGCTTGCCGCCAGCATGTACGGGCTTCCCGACATCGGCTTCGTCGGCTGGGGTGATCTCACCACCAGCACCAGTCGCCTGCGGGCTCTTCTGCCCCATCACCACCTGCTGGTGGACATCGACGATGGCTTCGGGGACCCCGCCGTGGCCAGCCATGTCGCCCGCACCCTGGAGCGCTGTGGAGCCTCCGGTGTGGTTCTCGAGGATCAGGCCAGGCCGCGCCGCTGCGGCCACCTCGACGGCAAACGGCTGCTCCCCCTGCAGGACTACCTGAACAAGCTCGGAGCCGTGCTGCGGGAATGCACTTCCCTGCTGGTGGTGGCCCGCACGGATGCCAGTGATCCAGACGAGATCCTTGAGCGCATCCAGGCGTTCGAGCAGGCCGGCTGTGATGCGGTGCTGGCCGATGGCATCAAGGATCTGGCTCTCTTTCCGAGGCTGCGGGCAGCGATATCCTGTCCGTTGTTCTGCAACGTGATCGGTGGTGGCAAAGTGCCGGCCTGCAGCCGCCGGGATCTTGCCGATCACGGCGTGCAGGGACTGATCTACAGCACCCCTTGTCTGTTCGCTGCCCATGGGGCCATTGAGCAGGCCCTGGAAGGTCTGAAGCATGAGGAAGCGGAACTCTCCGTTGCTCTGGCAGCGCCGCGGGAGCTCTCCCATTGCAACGCGGTGCTGGAAGCCAATCTGAGGAGGGCGGGCGGATCATGA
- the hisB gene encoding imidazoleglycerol-phosphate dehydratase HisB — MAGLSMQNGTAAAPSTGQPLRTGTIHRVTSETDVRVSLNLDGTGRCQASTGVPFLDHMLHQISSHGLLDLEIDATGDTHIDDHHTNEDVGIAFGQALAQALGDRRGIHRFGHFLAPLDEALVQVALDCSGRPHLSYGLVIPAQKIGTYDTELVKEFFVAVANNAGLTLHIRMLDGVNSHHIVEAGFKAFARALRMATELDPRRSGSIPSSKGVLERAGAAG; from the coding sequence ATGGCCGGCCTTTCCATGCAGAACGGCACCGCCGCCGCCCCGTCCACCGGGCAGCCCCTGCGCACCGGCACCATCCACCGCGTCACCAGCGAAACCGACGTGCGCGTGAGCCTCAATCTCGACGGCACGGGCCGCTGCCAGGCGAGCACGGGTGTGCCCTTTCTCGATCACATGCTCCATCAGATCAGCAGCCACGGCCTGCTCGACCTGGAGATTGACGCCACGGGCGACACCCACATCGACGACCACCACACCAACGAGGACGTGGGCATCGCCTTCGGGCAGGCCCTGGCCCAGGCGTTGGGCGACCGGCGCGGCATCCACCGCTTCGGCCACTTCCTGGCGCCGCTGGATGAGGCGCTGGTGCAGGTGGCGCTCGACTGCAGCGGCCGTCCGCATCTGAGCTACGGCCTGGTGATCCCGGCCCAGAAGATCGGCACGTATGACACGGAGCTGGTGAAGGAGTTCTTCGTGGCGGTGGCCAACAACGCCGGCCTGACGCTGCACATCCGCATGTTGGATGGCGTGAACTCGCACCACATCGTCGAGGCCGGCTTCAAGGCCTTTGCCCGTGCCCTGCGCATGGCCACCGAATTGGATCCGCGCCGCAGTGGGTCGATCCCCAGCAGCAAGGGGGTGCTGGAGCGGGCCGGGGCCGCCGGCTGA
- a CDS encoding Nif11-like leader peptide family natural product precursor: MSKAQLIAFLAKAEADPALKQKVDAAVDASAVADLAKAEGFLFSPASLSRHLRG, encoded by the coding sequence GTGTCAAAAGCTCAACTGATCGCCTTCCTCGCCAAGGCGGAGGCGGATCCCGCCCTCAAGCAGAAGGTGGATGCCGCCGTCGATGCCAGCGCCGTGGCAGACCTGGCGAAGGCCGAAGGGTTCCTGTTCTCGCCCGCCAGCCTCTCCAGGCACCTGCGCGGCTGA